The genomic interval TATTCCTATTTTCCATCCTCAACGCAACAGCATTCTCACAATGTTCTCTCTATTGCTCCCCTCTCTTCTTCAGTCTTCACCCTCTTCCTCTCTCCGCTCACGCTCTCCCCTCCCACTGCCCACTCCTCCCACTCTTCACCCTTTTATCCTTCATCCTTCATCCTTTCCCAATGGCAACTCTCTATTCCATCCACCCAGACAATCCCCAAAGCAGGACAATTGACCAAATCAAAAACGCGCTTCAGGGTGGAGCAGTCATGCTTTATCCAACTGATACGGTCTATGCGATCGGCTGCGATTTGTTTTCCAAAAGTGCTGTACAACGGGTGCGCCAGATTAAGCAATTGTCCAACGACAAGCCTTTGACTTTTCTGTGTTCCTCCCTATCTAGCATTGCCCAGTATGCGGTAGTACATGATTCTGCCTATCGCATCATGCGGCGGTTGATTCCAGGTCCATATACTTTTTTGTTACCAGCAACGAAGCTAGTTCCCAAATTAGTGATGAATCCCAGGCGGAGAACAACAGGAATCCGGGTGCCTGATCATCCCATTAGCATGGCATTGCTTGAGGCTTTGGGAAATCCGATTATTTCGACTTCTGCCCCCTTGCTGATGAATGGAGACCTGGTGAATGAGCCAGTTGCCAAGCCCGACTCCGGCACCAGTCGATTCGATTTATTTGACTGTTTAGAAAAATTAGTGGATGTGATTGTAGACAGCGGCACAGAACCAGGGTTTCACGTTTCGACAATTCTTGACCTTACCGAGGAGGAACCAATCATTGTGCGGCGGGGTCTAGGATGGGAGGAGGTTTCTTCGTGGCTAGTTGAGGCTGGTTGAGCCAAAAACGGAAGCCTGCCGACTTCTAATTTCTGTTACTGATGAAGAAAATTATTAGCCAAGTCGGTATAAATATGTAACTATCTGAAAAAGTGACATAACATTGCCTGAGTTTAACCGTAGCGGTCTAATTCCAGCGTGTAGACAGTAGGGACAGCCAATTTAAGTTATGAGTTTTAAGTTATGAGTCTTAAGTTTTGAATTATGAATTTTGAACTCAAAACTTAAAACTTAAAACTTTTGTTGCTTCCCTGCGGTTCTATATTCCGTGCACTACCCAACCATGAATATCGAATCTACCTCCTTTCGTCCTGAGGCAGTCCCTCCCGCAGACCTGACACCAGAGATTTCTGCCAACATTCATGGAGCAATCTCGTCGCCGGTCACAGATGCAAACCAGCCCCAAAACTTGTTCCAGGAAGCGGAATCATTTGAGACGCATACCTCAACCGAGTTTTTGGATCTCCCAACGTTGACCCAACTGCTTGTCCAGGAGTTGCGATCGGAGATAAAGGATTCTACCAGTAATGTTGAAACATTAGCCCACCGAATTGCGGCTGAGGTCGATCGCATCTGTCAAAAAAGTGGACGGATTCAGACCTCAGGTGAAGTCCAATCCTGGCAATTATCACTGGCACGGCACCGGCTCCAAAAGTGCCTGAACTATTATCAACTTGGCTCCAAACGGGGACGGGTAGACTTGCACAGTACGCTGGGGGCAATGATCTACCGATACGTTGCGCCGAACCGGATGCAACTTGGGTTTCATGCCCGTTACAGTTTAATTGAAGACTTTCTACAGGGGTTTTACACGGAATCCCTGAAAGCCTTTCGACGGGAGAATGAACTACCGGAGAACTACCAACCCCGCACCCGTCTGGAACTGGCGGAGTATATGGCCTTTACCGAACAGTATGCCAAGCGCCGCATCAACCTACCCCAGGGACAAAACCAGCAGTTGATTGTGCTACGGGCACAACGATTTGGGAAGCGTCAACCTTTAGAAGTTTCGGTAGATATTGAGCAGGCGCTGGAGTCCCCCAAAAATGAGGAGGCAGAGGCGCACAATCGATCGCCCCTGGCGCAACAGTTACGGGAACACATGGTACTCGATGCGATGGATTCGCCATCGGAAGCGGTGTTGCGCGATCGAGTCATTGCCGAACTGATTAACTATCTGGAAGCTCAGGGACAGACAGACTGTGTTAACTATCTGACACTGAAACTCCAAGACCTTTCTGCGCCAGAAATTGACGAAATTCTTGGACTTTCTGCCCGCCAGCGGGATTATTTACAGCAGCGCTTCAAATACCACGTTGAAAAGTTCACCCTCTCCCAGAATTGGAAGCTGGTACATCAATGGCTAGGAGCAGATTTAGACCAAAATTTAGGGCTATCTACCCATCAGTGGCAAATCTTTACCAGTCAACTTTCTCCAGACCAGCAGCAACTTCTGAACCTCAAAAAGGCGCATGCAAGCGACCAGGAGATTATGCAAGCGCTCAAATGCACACCCAAGCAATTGCATAAACGCTGGGGACAACTTTTGGAACTTGCACGCCAAACGAGGAATCAGAATTGAGTAGGTGGTAGGTGTCGGGGGTCAGGGGTCAGGGGTCAGGGGTCAGGGGTCAGGGGTCAGGGGTCAGAGAAAGGATAAAGGATGAAGGATGAAGGATAAAACACTCTCATCACCCTCTTACCCCATCATCTCATCATCTCTCCTTCCTTCCCCATTTCCCTACCTCCCCACTCCCTACTCCCTCCTCCCCAACTTAAAACTCAAAACTTAAAACTTCCTCACCCCTTCCCGCTTTACCCGTCGCTGCCGCTGCTTTTGCTCCGATCGCATGGCGGCTCCCACAGTAACATTTAATTGCGCGCCAATTAGCAACGCCAGAGCGCAGAGGTAGAGCCAGAGCAATAACACAATCACCGCGCCGATCGCGCCATAAATCCGACTGTATTGACCAAACTGGGAAACATAAAAACGAAAAAAGCTGGAGAGAATTGCCCAAAATGCTGCTGCCAGAATTGCACCGGGAAGAATAGGGGTACCTGAAGTCCAGCGGCTAGGTCCATAGCGATAGATAAACGCGAAGGCGAGGATCACAATCCCCAGTGCCAGGGGTAGGCTCAATAGCTGCCAACCATTCAGCAAACTCCACCGCAACCCACCACTGCGAACCGCCACAGTTTGAACCGCCACATCACTGATAAAAACCACCGTTGAAGCCAGGATCAAAAACAAGATGGTGCCGATCGTCAACCCTAAGGAGACAAGCTTTGCCTTCCAGAACGGGCGCATTCTGGATGGAGGAACTTGATGGATCTGGTCAAGGGCACTCATAGCAGCACTCAGGACACTGGAAGCAGCCCAAAGTGACACCACAAAACTGATCGAGAAAAGCCCCTGATTGCTGGTTTGAGAGACCTCCTGAATAAAGTTTTGAATCAGTGTCAGTACATCAACAGGAATCACCTGTGCCAGCTGGTCGGCAAGTTTCAGCAGGGTTTGCTCAGAGGATCTCACCAGACCAAAGGAAGCCAGGATTGCAACAATGGCTGGAAATAGAGCCAGAATGGCGTTATAAGCCATTTCAGCAGCCAGACCGGGCAACCGTTGGCTGCCAGTACGCTTCAAAATCTCCCAGATGATGGCAGGAGTGAGATATTTCCAGAACCGGAAGAAGCGTCTAGTCAGCGTTTTCTCCTCAGCTTGAAAGTGGGCAAGAAGCACTGAGATAACGATAAATCACCGTTTCCAAACTCTCAAGTTCGTAAGGCTTCCGCAGATAATCGTCATAACCTGCCTGAAGTGCCAGTTCCTCATCCTGCAACCGCGCCATTGCCGTTACTGCTACGACTGGAATGGATCTCGTCAACGGGTCTTGTTTGAGTCGGTGTACCACTTGAAACCCATCTATATCAGGTAGCATTATATCCAACAGGATTAGATCGGGTTGAAGCTCTTTTGCTAGAGATAAGGCTGAGAAACCATCAGTTGCGTTTGTTACAGAACAATCAATCAGTAACGAAACCTGATGCGTCAGCAACAGCAGGTTATCTGGATCATCATCAACAACTAGAATCATTGCCTGACTGCTGCGATCGACGGTAAGCGGCATATTCATCTATCCTCCATCAGGGAAAATCGCGATAACAGCGGATTCCAAAGAAGAACAGACGAAAGTCTTCCTCAGCGGCGAGTTCGGCACTTTGGATAGGCTGTTCGTACTTCCCCTACCAGGTTGTTGACCTGAGACCCATCATGCCCAACTTGCTTCAGGGCAGAAGTCCACAAGCTGATGGGGACTGCTCAAAACATTTGTCAGTATCACTTTCTTAGTATGACTGGTTTCATAGAATTTTGGTTAACCTTTTGTAGCAATCTTAAAAAAAGATAAAGAATTGACTCGAAAGTTACTCATTTCTTGGAAAGTACCTATTACAACCCATAACGACGGCAACTTTAACGAGAACAGACGTATCTAAGAAAGGGTGCAAAGAAAGGGTGCAATTTTTTTTGGTCAGGATCTATTTTTTGAACATCCGCGAAGATCTCTGGTATCGGGGTCTGGTAAGCTATACGATGCTGCTTTTTTGTTGACGCTGAGATTCGGAATTTTGCGTACAAGTCTTTTTTAGGGCAGCTTTTGACCGATCGAAAGAGTTGCCTCCTAGAGCCATGAAGCCCCCTCAGATAAATTAAGGGAATTTTTCCAGCAATTTATACAGGTATCTTCAGCTACAAATCCTATTCGCTAAAGTTATTCCTATGACAGATTCTTTCCCCACTCGAGGACAACTAGAACGGACCCTTTCCCAAAGAATTCAAGCCCTTTACCGCAAGCAGTTGGGACACCGGGTTGGTCAGGTTGATTGTCAAATCATTGACCAAAAGATTGTCATTGTCCTGGAAAACGCAGTAACGCAGCCAGAACAGCTTTTGGCGAATGAGGGCAAGGCAGAACTGCTAGAAGAAGTCCATGCCAACCTAAAGGAAGCGATCCAACCCCAACTGAAGGAATTGATTGAGGCTGTGCTTGGCGTCCCCGTGGTGGATCTTTTGAGTGATACGACCCTAGAAACTGAGCGCACAGGCATGATTGCGGTACTCGCAGAACACCCCCGCATTCGCGATGCAAACGGTTCTGCGTCACGCAATCCGCCCTCCCCCAACAAGCCTCCAAGTGATAGTCGAGCCGCTTCATAAATGAGGGTAGGCTAAAAATTGTTGTGCAGTGCTGTTAGCGACTGATTTAATTGCCATTCCCAAGTTGACAAATTGCCAGTTTATGCCCTTTCGGATTCCAGCACTTGCTGCCGTTTGGCGTAGATATTCTTCATGTGCTTCTTGACCGTATTGGGGGTGATATGGAGTTCTAAGCCGATGTTTTTGTAGCTGTAGTTAGCCCGATAGCGGAGCCAAACATCTGCTTCGCGGGGCGTTAGTCCATATTTTTGTCCTTCTGCGATCGCCGCATTTTGGACAGACTGAATCCGGTCTTCAAGCGTTACCAGAACGCATGGGCGCTGAATCGTGTCCAGGTTGAGCCATTGCGCCCGTACCCGGTAGGATGCGGATTTGCTGGTTGTAATTTCGTCTTCGATCGTAACGGATTCATTCGGATGCAGGTGAAGGTTATCGATCAGGCATTTGCAGGCATGCCAGATTTCCTGCGGAACCCGATCGGATTGGGCAACCCCTGTTGTTAATTGATGGCAGATTCGACGGGCACAATCATTGGCGTGCACCCATTCTCCCTGATCTGTCAGAATCAGGATGCCATCGATAAACCCTTCGAGTACCGCCTGAAACAGTGAGGGTTGTTTGAAGTTCGTAGTTAGAGTATTCATCGACGTTCATGGGGGGCTAAATGAACAGGAGAGAAATTCGTTGAATTCACGTTTACCGAATGTTGAATATGAATTCGACAGGCATTTATCCTATTCCGGAAGGAAAGGCGAGTTAATCAGGAGCCTGGGTTTGACCATTCCCTGTGGGCAAAGCAAATAGGGCTTTCATTTGCCCAGTCTGCAAGTCGGATGCCTGAGCAACTCAAACTATTTCACTGTTCTCTTGCTCCTGTCTCAGGCACGCTGATCCATTCTGTGATGCCCCCTCTACCTGTAGGTCGAGGTCAAGGGCATTGCCCGTGCTGCATCCGGTGGCTGGCAACAATCTGGGTTCCGTTCAGAAGCAGCGATCACCCCTGGATAGTCATATTTCCTGTTCGATCGTTCGGATGGGGATTTTGTTTTGTCAGAGGTTTGAAGACAGCTTCCGATCATGCAGAATTAAAATTGGCTCTTCCCAACCTCCCCATCTGCCCCCTCTTTCAACCACTGAACCCAATGTCCAACCAGTCCCTACTCCCTCTCCTTCAGCTGGCAAATCCGACCTTACCTGTTGGTGGGTACAACTACTCCGAGGGAATTGAGTCCCTGGTGGAAACAGGCAAAATTTACAGTCTGCAAACCTTAGAGGATTGGTTGGTGCAGGAGTTGCGGTTTGGAGCAATCCGCCTGGAAGCAGCCGTAATGGTGCGTGCTCATCGGCTTACCCAAGCCGAAGATTTAGGCGGGCTGCGGCGATGGAATTGGTGGCTATCGGCGGCGCGGGAAACGGAGGAATTACGATCGCAGAGTCTGCAAATGGGGCGATCGCTGTTGCGCTTATTTCTGGAGTTGCAGACGAATGCACCAGAAACACGATTAATTGCGCCTCCAGAATCGATCGCAGCTTTGGAGGAAGAGTGCCATTTTGCGATCGCCTTTGGTATGGTTTCTGCCCATTGGCAAATCGAGTTACAGTCTGCCCTCCTGGGATATCTACATAGTTGGGCAACGAATCTGGTCAGCGCCGGAGTCAAACTCATTCCCCTGGGGCAAACAGCAGGACAGCAGTTAATTTGGAATTTACAACCTGGGATTGAGCAAGCAAGGGAAGAAATTTTGACCCTACAGGATGATGATTTGAGTAG from Kovacikia minuta CCNUW1 carries:
- a CDS encoding L-threonylcarbamoyladenylate synthase, translated to MATLYSIHPDNPQSRTIDQIKNALQGGAVMLYPTDTVYAIGCDLFSKSAVQRVRQIKQLSNDKPLTFLCSSLSSIAQYAVVHDSAYRIMRRLIPGPYTFLLPATKLVPKLVMNPRRRTTGIRVPDHPISMALLEALGNPIISTSAPLLMNGDLVNEPVAKPDSGTSRFDLFDCLEKLVDVIVDSGTEPGFHVSTILDLTEEEPIIVRRGLGWEEVSSWLVEAG
- a CDS encoding HetZ-related protein, encoding MNIESTSFRPEAVPPADLTPEISANIHGAISSPVTDANQPQNLFQEAESFETHTSTEFLDLPTLTQLLVQELRSEIKDSTSNVETLAHRIAAEVDRICQKSGRIQTSGEVQSWQLSLARHRLQKCLNYYQLGSKRGRVDLHSTLGAMIYRYVAPNRMQLGFHARYSLIEDFLQGFYTESLKAFRRENELPENYQPRTRLELAEYMAFTEQYAKRRINLPQGQNQQLIVLRAQRFGKRQPLEVSVDIEQALESPKNEEAEAHNRSPLAQQLREHMVLDAMDSPSEAVLRDRVIAELINYLEAQGQTDCVNYLTLKLQDLSAPEIDEILGLSARQRDYLQQRFKYHVEKFTLSQNWKLVHQWLGADLDQNLGLSTHQWQIFTSQLSPDQQQLLNLKKAHASDQEIMQALKCTPKQLHKRWGQLLELARQTRNQN
- a CDS encoding YihY/virulence factor BrkB family protein; the encoded protein is MLLAHFQAEEKTLTRRFFRFWKYLTPAIIWEILKRTGSQRLPGLAAEMAYNAILALFPAIVAILASFGLVRSSEQTLLKLADQLAQVIPVDVLTLIQNFIQEVSQTSNQGLFSISFVVSLWAASSVLSAAMSALDQIHQVPPSRMRPFWKAKLVSLGLTIGTILFLILASTVVFISDVAVQTVAVRSGGLRWSLLNGWQLLSLPLALGIVILAFAFIYRYGPSRWTSGTPILPGAILAAAFWAILSSFFRFYVSQFGQYSRIYGAIGAVIVLLLWLYLCALALLIGAQLNVTVGAAMRSEQKQRQRRVKREGVRKF
- a CDS encoding response regulator, yielding MNMPLTVDRSSQAMILVVDDDPDNLLLLTHQVSLLIDCSVTNATDGFSALSLAKELQPDLILLDIMLPDIDGFQVVHRLKQDPLTRSIPVVAVTAMARLQDEELALQAGYDDYLRKPYELESLETVIYRYLSASCPLSS
- a CDS encoding DUF2294 domain-containing protein; the protein is MTDSFPTRGQLERTLSQRIQALYRKQLGHRVGQVDCQIIDQKIVIVLENAVTQPEQLLANEGKAELLEEVHANLKEAIQPQLKELIEAVLGVPVVDLLSDTTLETERTGMIAVLAEHPRIRDANGSASRNPPSPNKPPSDSRAAS
- a CDS encoding helix-turn-helix transcriptional regulator, with the protein product MNTLTTNFKQPSLFQAVLEGFIDGILILTDQGEWVHANDCARRICHQLTTGVAQSDRVPQEIWHACKCLIDNLHLHPNESVTIEDEITTSKSASYRVRAQWLNLDTIQRPCVLVTLEDRIQSVQNAAIAEGQKYGLTPREADVWLRYRANYSYKNIGLELHITPNTVKKHMKNIYAKRQQVLESERA
- a CDS encoding urease accessory protein UreF gives rise to the protein MSNQSLLPLLQLANPTLPVGGYNYSEGIESLVETGKIYSLQTLEDWLVQELRFGAIRLEAAVMVRAHRLTQAEDLGGLRRWNWWLSAARETEELRSQSLQMGRSLLRLFLELQTNAPETRLIAPPESIAALEEECHFAIAFGMVSAHWQIELQSALLGYLHSWATNLVSAGVKLIPLGQTAGQQLIWNLQPGIEQAREEILTLQDDDLSSCSWGLALASMTHETQYSRLFRS